In the Elusimicrobiota bacterium genome, one interval contains:
- a CDS encoding Gfo/Idh/MocA family oxidoreductase: MEKVKLGVVGCGVMGKKHIEAGVNCPSSTVVAIADLYEETAKSVAKQFNVPKYYTKVEDLLNDKNVDAVIFAFPTVGRAPLAVQALKNEKHILLEKPAAMNMGEYMQLMNAKGKLVAGCCSSRPRFLPSSAVVTDIIKSGALGNIRTVYCRCHGACGKKPDKPRPEWRLKKSLNGGGILVNWGVYDLDYLLGLTGWKLTPKTVLARTWTVPQVYASHIAPGSDADTHYMVMIMCENNIVLSIERSEYATAHKQDAWQIVGDKGALNAIMDSGAEKVFTVDLSDEQNGTQQKEIWRGKESAGAVMPDLIKDFADAILEGKQPRTSLDNYITIQKLFDAIYESAEKKCAVELK; this comes from the coding sequence ATGGAAAAAGTTAAATTAGGCGTTGTTGGATGCGGAGTAATGGGTAAAAAACATATTGAAGCAGGGGTTAACTGCCCGTCATCAACGGTTGTGGCAATTGCGGATCTTTATGAAGAAACCGCGAAGTCTGTGGCAAAGCAGTTTAATGTTCCAAAGTATTACACTAAAGTTGAAGATTTACTGAACGACAAAAATGTTGATGCCGTTATTTTTGCATTTCCTACCGTCGGACGTGCACCGTTGGCGGTACAAGCACTAAAAAACGAGAAGCATATTTTGTTGGAGAAGCCCGCAGCAATGAATATGGGTGAGTATATGCAGCTGATGAACGCTAAGGGTAAGCTAGTAGCCGGGTGTTGTTCTTCACGGCCAAGGTTTCTGCCATCATCAGCGGTAGTTACTGACATTATCAAATCCGGTGCACTTGGGAATATTCGTACGGTGTATTGCCGGTGCCACGGTGCATGCGGGAAAAAACCGGATAAACCGCGGCCTGAGTGGAGATTAAAAAAATCTCTTAACGGCGGAGGGATACTCGTAAACTGGGGTGTATACGACCTTGACTATCTCCTGGGTTTAACAGGGTGGAAGCTGACCCCAAAAACCGTATTAGCGCGGACATGGACAGTCCCGCAGGTATATGCCAGCCATATTGCTCCGGGTTCCGATGCAGATACGCATTATATGGTAATGATCATGTGTGAAAATAATATTGTCTTAAGTATCGAACGCAGTGAGTACGCCACAGCGCATAAACAGGATGCATGGCAAATCGTGGGGGACAAAGGCGCGTTGAACGCTATTATGGATTCCGGTGCAGAAAAAGTTTTTACCGTTGATTTAAGCGATGAACAAAACGGTACTCAGCAAAAAGAAATTTGGCGTGGGAAGGAAAGCGCTGGCGCTGTGATGCCGGACCTTATAAAAGATTTTGCGGATGCTATACTCGAAGGAAAGCAGCCGAGAACAAGTTTGGATAATTATATTACTATACAAAAACTTTT
- a CDS encoding sugar phosphate isomerase/epimerase family protein: MKYSFMSFSCPELSLKELLDTAKRFGYDGIEPRAESKHNHGVEIETDKSTREKIKSEVSQSGIALSCIATSCKYSDPSTAEQNVGQTLKFIDLAGDVGVTKIRVFGGIIPKEITRDVSMASIVKSLSSVAEHAKTRGVDVCMETHDNWCDPKHVAEIMKKVNHPNIAVNWDIAHPVTNKLATIRESFDTLRQWIKHVHFHDISVQEGKKNELVPIGQGVVDHKAAVLALRELGYTGYLSGEWIKWEPWEKHLPREIAAIKEFDK, translated from the coding sequence ATGAAGTATTCATTTATGAGTTTTTCATGTCCGGAACTGTCGTTGAAGGAATTGTTGGATACAGCAAAAAGGTTCGGGTATGACGGGATTGAGCCAAGGGCTGAATCTAAGCACAACCACGGGGTTGAGATCGAAACTGATAAAAGTACAAGAGAAAAAATTAAGAGTGAAGTTTCGCAGTCCGGCATCGCTCTTTCGTGTATTGCAACTTCCTGTAAATATTCAGATCCGAGTACTGCGGAACAAAATGTCGGACAGACACTAAAATTTATTGACCTTGCAGGGGATGTCGGGGTGACAAAAATCCGTGTGTTTGGCGGTATTATTCCGAAAGAAATTACCCGGGACGTTTCAATGGCATCGATTGTAAAATCATTATCTTCTGTTGCGGAACACGCAAAAACACGCGGGGTGGATGTTTGTATGGAAACCCATGATAATTGGTGTGACCCAAAACATGTTGCTGAGATCATGAAGAAAGTTAACCATCCGAATATAGCGGTTAATTGGGATATCGCGCATCCGGTTACTAATAAACTTGCAACTATAAGAGAATCGTTTGATACCCTGCGTCAATGGATTAAACACGTGCATTTTCATGATATCAGTGTGCAAGAAGGAAAGAAGAATGAGTTGGTACCGATTGGACAGGGTGTGGTTGACCACAAAGCCGCGGTATTGGCGTTGAGAGAGTTAGGATATACAGGATATCTCAGTGGTGAATGGATAAAATGGGAACCATGGGAAAAACATTTACCGCGTGAAATCGCTGCAATTAAGGAGTTTGATAAGTAA